The following DNA comes from Prosthecobacter sp. SYSU 5D2.
TCTATTTATTCGGGCCGGAGGGAGCAGATGTGGTGAGGGAAAGTGACCGTAAGGTGATGGAGACGGGCCTGCCCCTGATGGCGGAAGAGAACCTGACGGCAGACGGGGTGACCCGCCTGTACCTGGCCACAAAGGCCCCCTACTATGATCCTGAAGGAAAGCTGCTGGGCCTGGTGGGCATCTCCCGTGACATCACGGAGAGCCGGCGCACTCAGATGGAGCTGAGCCGGACGGCGGAGCGGCTGTCCACCACGATGGAGAGCATGTCGGATGCGTTTTACCTGCTGGACCCGGCGACCTGGACCTTTGTTTACCTGAATGCAGAAGCTGAACGGGTTCTCAGACGCAAGCGGGCGGATCTGCTGGGCAAAGTCATCTGGGAGGAATTCCCCGAGGCGGTGGATTCAGCCCTGTATGAAACCTACCACCAGGCCGTGCATGAGAAGACCTCGGCGCGGCTGGAGTTTTATTACCCGGCTCTGGATAACTGGTTTGAACTGAATGCCCATGCCTCGCCTGAAGGACTCGCGGTTTACTTCCGGGTCATCACGGCCAGGAAATTGGCGGAAGAGGCTCTGCATACTTATACTCAGGAGATCCGCGACCTGTGTACAACGCTGGATGAGCATGCCATCGTGGCCCGCACGGATGCCAAGGGGAAGATCACCTATGTGAATGACAAATTCTGCGCCATCTCCAAGTACACACGTGAGGAGCTGCTGGGGAAAGACCACCGGGTGGTGAACTCGGGGCACCATACAAAGGATTTCATCCGGGGGCTGTGGGAGACGATCAATTCGGGCCGGGTGTGGCAGGGGGAGATGAAAAACAAGGCCAAGGACGGAACGCACTATTGGGTGGACACGACCATCGTGCCCTTTCTGGACAGCGCAGGAAAGCCGGTTCAGTTTGTCGCTATCCGCACGGACATCACAGCGGCCAAAAAGACACTGGAAGATCTGCAAGTGAGCGAGGACCGTTACCGGCAGGCGACGGCGCAACTGACCAATGTGCTGAATTCCTCCCTGGATGTGATCTGCTCCGTGGATGCAGAGGGCCGGTTCGTGCAGCTGAACCGGACCTGTGAAGATCTCTGGGGCCGGACGGCGGAGGAACTGATGGGCACCGCCTATATGGACATGGTGCATCCGGATGATCATGCCCGGACAGTGGAGGCGGCGGCTTCCATCATGGCAGGAAATGCGACCAGCCGGTTTGAAAACCGGTATATCCAGAAGGATGGCAGAACCATTCACATTCAATGGTCAGCACGCTGGTCTGAGGAGGAGCAGACGATGTTTTGCGTGGGGCGTGACATCACCGCGGCGAAGCAGAATGCGGAGCGGATCGCTGAACAGGCCGCCCTGCTGGACAAGGCCCAGGATGCCATCCTCGTGCGGGATCTGGAGCACCACATTCTCTACTGGAACCAGAGCGCGGAACGTCTGTATGGCTGGACGGCGGAGGAGGCGTTGGGGCGGTCCATCCAGGAGCTTTTATACAATGAGCCAAAGGCCTTCATCGCAGCCACGCAGCAGACCATTGCGACCGGGGAATGGACAGGGGAACTGCAACAGATGAAGAAAAACGGGCAGACGCTGACGGTGGAGTGCCGCTGGACGCTTGTCAGAGATGATGCGGGACAGCCCAGATCCATCCTGGCCATCAACACCGACATCTCGGAGCGCAAGAAGCTCGAGCAGCAGTTCCTCCGCGCACAGCGCATGGAGAGCATCGGCACGCTGGCAGGCGGCATCGCCCATGATTTGAACAACGTGCTCTCGCCCATCATGATGTCCATTGACCTGCTGAAGCTCACCGAAACCGACCCGCAACGGCTCGGCATCCTCAGCACCATCGAATCCAGCACCAAGAGGGGCGCGGACATGGTGAAGCAGGTGCTCTCCTTTGCCCGTGGCATGGAAGGGCAGCAGGTGGAAGTGGAGGTGCTGCCGCTGCTGAGAGAGGTGGAGAAAATCGCCAACGAAACGTTCCTGAAAAACATCGAGGTGCGCAGCAAGTTCCCGGCGGACCTGTGGACGGTGGAAGGGGACCCGACCCAACTGCACCAGGTGCTGGTCAACCTGTGCGTGAATGCGCGGGATGCGATGCCGCAAGGCGGCACGCTGACGCTCTCAGCCAGCAACCTGCGCATGGACGAGCACTATGTGGCCATGAACCTGGATGCCAAAGTAGGACCGTATGTGGCCATCCATGTGGAGGATACGGGGACGGGCATGAGCCCGGAAGTGATGGACCGCATCTTTGAGCCGTTCTTTACCACCAAGGAGCTGGGCAAGGGCACCGGCCTGGGCCTCTCCACCACCATCGCCATCATCAAGAGCCACGGCGGCTTTGTGCGCGTCTACAGCGAGCTGGGCGTCGGCACGCGCTTTCACGTTTACCTGCCTGCACACACACACGTCCGGGTGAATGAGGCGAAGGCGGTTATTGAAGAGCTGCCGCGCGGCAACGGCGAACTGGTGCTGCTGGTGGATGATGAGGCCGCCGTGCGCCAGATCACCCGGCAGACGCTGGAGGCCTTTGGCTACCGGGTCATGCTGGCATCGGACGGGGCGGAGGCCACGGCGCACTATGCCACGCACCGGGACGAGATCGCCATCGTGCTGACGGATATGATGATGCCGGTGATGGACGGGCCGACCATGATCCCGGTGCTCATGCGCATCAACCCGGAGGTGCGCATCATCGCCGCCAGCGGGCTGAATGCCAACGGCATGGTCGCCAAAGCCGCCAATGCGGGAGTGAAGCACTTCATCCCCAAACCGTACACGGCTGAGACGCTGCTAAAGACACTGAAAGCGGTCCTGGCATGAAAAGAGGGCATTATACTGATTTCCAAAATGGTTGTCTGAAAAGTCCGTGCCAGCGAATGGGGCTCATCCAATCCAAAGCCCGCCTGAAGCTCCTCAGCATGCGGTCCTATCCCTCCGGTGTCCGGCGCACAAGCGTGTGGCTCCTGCCAGCCGCAGGGGTTCCGCAACCTCGCCTGAGCGCAGGCAAGCCTCTGTTTGGCCCGCTTTTTCTAGCCCGAAGGGCTAACCCATGAGTAGCCGGAAGGTGACGCGAGCCTCGGCGAGCTAACCTCCGGTCAGGCAAGCACGACCCGTCTTGAAGACCAACCCGCAGGGTTGCCCCATCAGATCGCCACCTGCATCGGCGTCATGGTGCCGATGGGGCTGCTCCTGCGGAGCAGGTCGTGGATGGGTAACGCTCCGTCGTAATCGGAGGTCTGGCTCGCTCAGGCTCGCCGACACACCAGCTATTCATGGGCAGCCCTACGGGCTGGGGGTGCAAAGGGTGAGTGGCTGAATTTTGGACATTCTTTTTGGAAATCGGTATAGAGAAACATTTATAGACGTTGTGCCCGGGTCAGATCGGGCATAACATAAGGTATTGCAGAATCGGGATTCCACCCCGGTCCTTACGCGCTTTCCAAGCCAGGCTAAAATAGACCCCCGAAAGCTTGTGCGTGTGTATCCAGTCAGCAACTGATCCAATGCGGATACTGAAACTGCAGCCATGCCAAACCCCATTCAAGAGAACCCGCAGCCCCCTGTGACTGAACCGTCGGTTGAGACGGTGACTGAGACCCTGCGCAAGGAGGTCCTGTTGAAAACCGGAGCGCTGCAAAACGCGATTTTCAACAGCGCGAACTTTTCCTGCATCGCTACGGATGAACTGGGGGTGATCCAGATCTTCAATGTGGGGGCGGAGCGGATGCTGGGGTATGGCGCGGCGGAGGTGGTGAACATGATCACACCGGCGGACATCTCGGACCCGCAGGAGGTCATCACCCGGGCGGAGGTCCTGACGGCGGAGCTGGGTACAGCGATCACACCGGGCTTTCAGGCGCTGGTATTCAAAGCATCCCGCGGGATCGAGGACATCTATGAGATGACTTACATCCGCAAGGATGGCAGCCGGTTTCCGGCAGTGGTGTCCGTGACGGCGCTACGGTCTGAGGAGGGGGAAATCATCGGTTATCTGCTGATTGGCACGGACAATACGGCACGCAAGGAGATCGAGGCGGACAAGAGGAAGCTGGACCAGCGGCTCCGCGACCAGCAGTTCTACACACGGTCCCTCATCGAATCCAACATTGATGCGCTGATGACCACGGACCCGGCAGGCGTGATCACGGATGTGAACAAGCAAATGGAAGCGCTGACCGGTTGCACGCGGGATGAGCTGATCGGCGCCCCTTTTAAAAACAACTTCACGGACCCCCGGCGTGCGGAGGCGGGCATCAAGCTGGTGCTCAGTGAGAAGAAGGTGACGAACTATGAGCTGACGGCGCGGGCGCGCGACGGCAAGGAAACGGTGGTCTCCTACAATGCGGCGACTTTTTATGACCGGGACCGGAAGCTGCAGGGGGTCTTCGCGGCGGCGCGTGATGTGACGGAGCTGAAGCGCTTTGAGCAGTCGCTGCAAAAGGCCAGCCAGATGAAGAGCGAGTTCCTGGCCAGCATGTCCCATGAGCTGCGGACGCCGCTGAACGGCATCATCGGGTTTGCGGAGTTCCTGGTGGACGGCAAGCCGGGGCCGCTGAATGCGAAGCAGAAGGAGTATCTGGGGGACATCCTCAACAGCGGGCAGCACCTGCTGCACCTGATCAATGATGTGCTGGACCTGGCGAAGGTGGAGGCAGGGAAGATGGAGCTGAACCCGGAATGCTTCCAGCCGCAGAATGCGATTGACCAGGTCTGCGCGGTGGTGAAGCCGAGCGCGCAGAAGAAGCGGATGCAGGTGAAGGTGTCCGTCTCCGCCGAGGTGGGGATGGTGATGCTGGACCAGCAGAAGTTCAAGCAGGTGCTCTACAACCTGGTGTCCAATGCCATCAAGTTTACGGATGATGGCGGCCTGGTGCAGATCACGGTGATGCCATGCGCAAATGACCGTTTCACCTTGGCGGTGACGGACAACGGCATCGGCATCCAGCCGGAGGACATCAAGCGCCTGTTCCAGGAATTTGAGCAGCTGGATTCCGGCGCGGCGCGGCGGTATGAGGGCTCGGGACTGGGCCTGGCACTGACGCGGAAGATTGTGGAACTGCAAGACGGGCACATTGGGCTGGAGAGCGAGCCGGGCAAGGGAAGCACTTTTACCGTGACGCTGCCGGTCACCACCCACGCAATGAACCCATGATGAAAAAACCCTGCCTGCTGGTGGTGGATGACCACCCGACGAACCTGAAACTGGTGTCCGATCTCCTGGAATTTGAAGATTATGAGGTGCTGCGCGCGGTGGATGCGGAGACGGCCCAGGAGATGATCCGGCTGACGGTGCCGGACCTGGTGCTGATGGACCTGGCGCTGCCGGGCATGGACGGGCTGACACTGACCCGGCTGCTGAAGGCGGACCCGGCGACGCGGCACATCATCATCGTGGCGCTGACCGCCTATGCAATGAAGGGGGATGAGGCGAAGGCGCGCGAGGCGGGCTGCGACGGCTACATCACCAAGCCCATTGATACCCGGTCCATCTGTGCGCAGGTGGCCGGTTATCTCAAAAAAGGACAGACGGCGCACAGCCCACAGACACTATGAAAATACTCGTTATCGAAGACCAGCCGGCGGAGCTGAAACTGGCGCAGGATGTGCTGCAGGCGGCAGGCCATGAGGTGAACGGCGCCAGCACGGCGGATGAGGCCTATGACCTCATCGCCAGTGACCGGCCGGAGGTGATTTTGCTGGACCTGTACATGCCCGGAACAGACGGGCTGACACTGGTGCGGCAACTGAAAGGCGCGCCTGAAACGGCGGACATCCACATCGTGACGATGACATCCTATACGGAGACGTTTTCCAGAACCGCCACCCTGGCGGCGGGATCCGCCGCCTATCTTTTGAAACCGCTGAACACGCGGACGCTTTCTGACGACCTCCAGGCGGCAGTGGCCAGCAAACAGGCCCCTCCCCTGCCCTGAAGCGGGTGTTTGGGTCCGCTCCTGCTTTTCTCCCTCTTTAAACTGCCGACCTCCCGCCATGCACATCCTCATTGTTGATGACAATCTGACCAACCTGAAACTGCTGCGCGTGACGCTGGAGGGGGAAGGAGTGACGGTCATAGAGGCCACCAATGGGATTGAGGCACTGAAGACGCTGGCCGTAGAAACGGTGGATGCAGTCATCACCGACGTGCTGATGCCCCTGATGGACGGCTACCGCCTGTGCTTCGAGCTGCGCAAGATCAAGCGGCTGGAGCTGCTGCCGGTGATCATCTACACGGCCAGCTACACCTCTGCCAAGGACGAGAAGCTGTCCATGGACATGGGCGCGACCTTGTATCTGAGGAAACCGGTGCCGCCAAAGGCCATCATGAAGGCGCTGTACGAAGTGATCCACACGGCGCCTCTGGAGCGGCCGAAACCCATCAGCCCCCCGGAGGAGCTGGACCTGATGAAGGACTACAATGAGCGGCTGGTGAAGAAGCTGGAGACGACGCATGCGGAGCTGACCCACCTGCTGGCGCACAGCCCGGCGGTGATGTACAAACTGCGAAATGACGGCGGCGGCTTAAGCCCCTGCGTGGTGAGTGAAAACATCGAGCGGCTGCTGGGGGTGAGGCTGGAGGAGACACGGCGGCCTGGCTGGTGGCAGGAGAGCCTCTGCGAAGAAGACCGTGAACGGGTGCTGGAGGGCCTGGCGCAGGGGCTGCACGCTGGCGGCTGCACGCTGGAATACCGGCTACTGCACCAGGACGGGAGCTACCGCTGGGTGGAGGACAACAACCGGGTGGTGCGGGCGGAGGCGGGGCAGCCGACGGAGGTGGTGGGGGTCTGGTCCGACATCACCAAACGCCGGCAGGCGGAGGGGGCGCTGAAAGAGAGCGAGGGCCGGTACCGCGAGACGGCGGGACGGCTTTCCGCGCTGCTGGACTCCTCCCTGGACATGATCTGCACACTGGACCGGGAGGGGTGTTTTTTACAGGTGAATGCGGCCTGCCTGCCCATGCTGGGCTACACTCCGCAGGAGTTGCTGGGCACGCTGTACATTGCCAAAGTTCATGAGGCGGACCAGATGAGGACGCTGGAGGAGGCGGCAGCTGTCATCGAAGGCCGGATCAGCCGGAACTTTGAGAACCGCTACGTGCGGAAGGACGAAGAGCTGGCCACGCTGGAATGGTCCGCCCAGTGGTCCGAGGTTGACCAGGTGATGTCCTGCGTGGCCCGTGACATCACCCTGCACAAGAAGCTGGAGCAGCAGTTTTTACGCGCGCAGCGGATGGAGAGCATCGGCACGCTGGCGGGGGGAATCGCGCATGATCTTAACAATGTGCTGTCGCCCATCATGATGTCCATTGACCTGCTGAAGATGGGGGAAACGGACCCGCAGCGGCTGGGCATCCTCAGAACCATCGAGGGAAGCACGAAACGCGGCGCGGACATGGTGGGGCAGGTGCTGTCCTTCGCCCGGGGCATGGAGGGGCAGCAGGTGGAGGTGCAACTGCGCCCCCTGCTGGAGGAGGTGGAAAAGATCGCCAATGAGACTTTTTTAAAGCACATCGAGGTGGTGGTGAATTCCCAGGAAGATCTGTGGACGGTGCAGGGAGATCCGACGCAGCTCCACCAGGTGCTCATCAACCTGTGTGTGAATGCGCGGGATGCGATGCCGGACGGCGGAACGCTGACCCTGACCGCCGGCAACCTGGAGCTGGATGCGCACTATGCGGCAATGAACCTGGAGGCCCAGGTGGGCCCGCATGTGGTGCTGCAGGTGGAGGACACAGGCGGCGGCATGACACCAGGTGTGCAGGAGCGGGTCTTTGAGCCCTTTTACACCACCAAGGAACTGGGCAAGGGAACGGGGCTGGGACTGTCCACCACGCTGGCCATCATCAAGAGCCATGGCGGTTTTGTGCGCGTGTACAGTGAGAAGGGCAAGGGCACCCGGTTTGACATCTATCTGCCGGCCCAGACCCGGAGCGGTGATGAACCGGCCGGGGTCCGGACGGAGGCGCTGCCGAGGGGAAACGGAGAGCTGGTCCTGCTGGTGGATGATGAGGCGGCGGTGCGCCAGATCACCCGGCAGACGCTGGAGGCCTTTGGCTACCGGGTGCTGCTGGCGGCAGACGGAGCCGAGGCGACGGCCTATTTCGCCATGCGCAACGCGGAGATCGCGGTGGTGCTGACGGACATGATGATGCCGGTCATGGACGGGCCGACCATGATCCCGGTGCTGATGCGCATCAACCCGGAGGTGCGCATCATTGCCGCCAGCGGGCTGAATGCCAACGGCATGGTGGCCAGGGCGGCGAATGCCGGAGTGAAGCACTTCATCCCGAAACCGTACACGGCGGAGACGTTGCTGAAGACGCTGAGGACCGTGCTGGCGTGAGGCGGTAAGAGATCAATGCTTCGCGGCTGGCGCGTGGGCATCCTTTTCACCGTGGGGGGCGGCATGGTCATCACCATGATGCTCTTTGTGCATGCCTTCATGCAGGGTCTGGGTGGACTCCCATGAATGCTTGTCGCAAGAGGAGGAGGCAAGAACGAAGGCTGCGGCGGCAAAGAAAGCGAGGGCGATTTTCATGAAGGTGACTTTGCTGAGCTTAGAGGGAGTTCGCTGGGCTGCAATCGGCTTTTGAGAGCCTCTGAACGGTGTCACCCTCCTGGTGAGATGCTTTCCGGTTGGCTGCCAGGAGATGCAGAGGATGCTTATGGATGTTGATTGCGGACGTTGGGATGTGGCTTTAGTCTGTTGTTCCCCCATTTCTTGATCTTGCATGCCAGACCATACCCTTCGTTTATCTTCGGGCCGCACGCTCGGCTACGCGGAGCATGGTGATCCGGCCGGGGTGCCCTGTTTTTACTTCCACGGGTGGCCCAGCGCGCGGGTGCAGGGTGCGCTGATGGATGAGGCGGGGAAAAAACATGGCCTGCGGATCATTTCACCTGACCGGCCGGGCATCGGCCTGTCGGACCTGCATGTGGGCCGCGAGCTGAAGGACTGGCCGGCCCTGCTGGAGGAGCTGGCCGCCCACGTGGGCGCGGAGAAGTTCCACGTCATTGGCTGGTCCGGCGGGGGCCCCTATGTGCTGGTGACGGCCAAAACCATGCCGGAGCGCTTGCTCAGCGCCACCATCATGTGCGGAGCGCCGCCTCTGACCTTCCTGGGTTACGAGCACATGTTCTGGCTGTACCGGCTGATGATCCGGATACGCCATGCCTTTCCAACCATCCTCGGCCTGCTCCTGCGCGTCGGCGAGCAGGTATCCAAAGGCAAGCCGGACCGCGCACCGCTCAAGTGGCTGCTCAGGATGCTCGGCCCCGCAGACCGCGCCGTGTTGGCACGCCCGGAAATCTTCACCGTCGTCCGCGCCGGCATCCTCGAGGCACTGCGTCGCGGCCCCAAGGCCGTCATCGCCGATGCAGACATCTACCTTTCCGAGTGGGGTTTTGAAGTAGGTGAAATCGGCATGTTGATCCACTTCTGGCACGGCAAACAGGACCGCAACATTGACTGGCGCTACACAGAAAAACTCTCCAGCATCATGCCCCACGTCACCACCCGCTGGCTGGAGGAAGAGGGCCATTACTCGCTGCCCATCACCCACCTGGATGCGATCCTGAAGCAGGCGCTGGGCAGGTGAGACGTCTCCGCTGAAGGAAGTGCCCTCAGTTCAGCTCCACCCGCTCAGGCGTATTCGCCATGAGGCGGAACACGGGGCCCATCTCGTCCAGAACGGCACTCCACAGGGTGGTGGGCTGCTCCAGGGTCAGGACCACTTTATGCGCCGGGGCGATGATCCAGGATTTCCGCTGGATCTCCCCCTCAATCTGGCCGCCGGTCCAGCCGGAGTAACCGACGAAACCGCGCACCTCGTGCCCCATGCTCAGCTCATGCATGGCATCCGCCACGGAGAGGTGGGTCTGGCAGCGGAGGGTGCTTCTTTTCCGGTTCCAATGCAGGGAGGCGAAGGCCAGCTTGTCCGTGGCCACCGGTCCGCCGATGTAAACCGGCACCTGGCCCAATGCGCCCAGGTTCTGATCCGGCAGCAGGTCAGCCACGCGCTGCTCCAGCGGCCGGTTGAGCACGTAGCCAAAGGCTCCGTCCTCAGCATTGTGCGCCGCCACAAAGATGACGGTGCGCTTGAAATTCGGGTCCCGCATGGAGGGTACAGCCAGCAGCAGGTTCCCGGCCAGGGGGGATGCATCAGGGGTGGTTGGCATGATGTTAATTATGACCGCAAAGGTAGGGCCAACGTTGCACTTTTGCATGGAAATTCATC
Coding sequences within:
- a CDS encoding PAS domain S-box protein — its product is MTSVLIVDDKIENLYYLEVLLKGHGYTVTTACHGAEALTKARMNPPDVIISDLLMPVMDGYTLLRYWKADARLKLAPFIVYTATYTQAEDEELAMNLGADAFILKPAEPEEFLEKLETVKAMTADKQPAQPKVTSGTEEELMKVYSQTLIRKLEEKTLELEETNRRLERDIAERKEMEVLLRASEASMATAQKIAHFGSWELELRDLEKMDENPLRWSNEVFRILGLQPGAVEVTPKLFMEFTHPDDRGPVREAVVKAVQERREYTVTNRMRRSDGEERLVHQMAQIIYDDETGQPLKMVGTAHDITEARKAQAALEESEREQRRLAERLAAAQVLAKMGSWETDIATGIVTWSNEVYAIFDQEPGTFLPTHAGFLEMVHPDDRAAVDEAFNASLAHGQAREMEHRLLMPDGSIKHVRERWQVIHDEDGRPLYARGTCQDITERKLAELEIQRKTDLLNAVADSTPDAVFIKDVEGKYLLFNKGAAKLVGREVDEVIGQDDVYLFGPEGADVVRESDRKVMETGLPLMAEENLTADGVTRLYLATKAPYYDPEGKLLGLVGISRDITESRRTQMELSRTAERLSTTMESMSDAFYLLDPATWTFVYLNAEAERVLRRKRADLLGKVIWEEFPEAVDSALYETYHQAVHEKTSARLEFYYPALDNWFELNAHASPEGLAVYFRVITARKLAEEALHTYTQEIRDLCTTLDEHAIVARTDAKGKITYVNDKFCAISKYTREELLGKDHRVVNSGHHTKDFIRGLWETINSGRVWQGEMKNKAKDGTHYWVDTTIVPFLDSAGKPVQFVAIRTDITAAKKTLEDLQVSEDRYRQATAQLTNVLNSSLDVICSVDAEGRFVQLNRTCEDLWGRTAEELMGTAYMDMVHPDDHARTVEAAASIMAGNATSRFENRYIQKDGRTIHIQWSARWSEEEQTMFCVGRDITAAKQNAERIAEQAALLDKAQDAILVRDLEHHILYWNQSAERLYGWTAEEALGRSIQELLYNEPKAFIAATQQTIATGEWTGELQQMKKNGQTLTVECRWTLVRDDAGQPRSILAINTDISERKKLEQQFLRAQRMESIGTLAGGIAHDLNNVLSPIMMSIDLLKLTETDPQRLGILSTIESSTKRGADMVKQVLSFARGMEGQQVEVEVLPLLREVEKIANETFLKNIEVRSKFPADLWTVEGDPTQLHQVLVNLCVNARDAMPQGGTLTLSASNLRMDEHYVAMNLDAKVGPYVAIHVEDTGTGMSPEVMDRIFEPFFTTKELGKGTGLGLSTTIAIIKSHGGFVRVYSELGVGTRFHVYLPAHTHVRVNEAKAVIEELPRGNGELVLLVDDEAAVRQITRQTLEAFGYRVMLASDGAEATAHYATHRDEIAIVLTDMMMPVMDGPTMIPVLMRINPEVRIIAASGLNANGMVAKAANAGVKHFIPKPYTAETLLKTLKAVLA
- a CDS encoding PAS domain S-box protein, with protein sequence MPNPIQENPQPPVTEPSVETVTETLRKEVLLKTGALQNAIFNSANFSCIATDELGVIQIFNVGAERMLGYGAAEVVNMITPADISDPQEVITRAEVLTAELGTAITPGFQALVFKASRGIEDIYEMTYIRKDGSRFPAVVSVTALRSEEGEIIGYLLIGTDNTARKEIEADKRKLDQRLRDQQFYTRSLIESNIDALMTTDPAGVITDVNKQMEALTGCTRDELIGAPFKNNFTDPRRAEAGIKLVLSEKKVTNYELTARARDGKETVVSYNAATFYDRDRKLQGVFAAARDVTELKRFEQSLQKASQMKSEFLASMSHELRTPLNGIIGFAEFLVDGKPGPLNAKQKEYLGDILNSGQHLLHLINDVLDLAKVEAGKMELNPECFQPQNAIDQVCAVVKPSAQKKRMQVKVSVSAEVGMVMLDQQKFKQVLYNLVSNAIKFTDDGGLVQITVMPCANDRFTLAVTDNGIGIQPEDIKRLFQEFEQLDSGAARRYEGSGLGLALTRKIVELQDGHIGLESEPGKGSTFTVTLPVTTHAMNP
- a CDS encoding response regulator, translating into MMKKPCLLVVDDHPTNLKLVSDLLEFEDYEVLRAVDAETAQEMIRLTVPDLVLMDLALPGMDGLTLTRLLKADPATRHIIIVALTAYAMKGDEAKAREAGCDGYITKPIDTRSICAQVAGYLKKGQTAHSPQTL
- a CDS encoding response regulator; the protein is MKILVIEDQPAELKLAQDVLQAAGHEVNGASTADEAYDLIASDRPEVILLDLYMPGTDGLTLVRQLKGAPETADIHIVTMTSYTETFSRTATLAAGSAAYLLKPLNTRTLSDDLQAAVASKQAPPLP
- a CDS encoding response regulator yields the protein MHILIVDDNLTNLKLLRVTLEGEGVTVIEATNGIEALKTLAVETVDAVITDVLMPLMDGYRLCFELRKIKRLELLPVIIYTASYTSAKDEKLSMDMGATLYLRKPVPPKAIMKALYEVIHTAPLERPKPISPPEELDLMKDYNERLVKKLETTHAELTHLLAHSPAVMYKLRNDGGGLSPCVVSENIERLLGVRLEETRRPGWWQESLCEEDRERVLEGLAQGLHAGGCTLEYRLLHQDGSYRWVEDNNRVVRAEAGQPTEVVGVWSDITKRRQAEGALKESEGRYRETAGRLSALLDSSLDMICTLDREGCFLQVNAACLPMLGYTPQELLGTLYIAKVHEADQMRTLEEAAAVIEGRISRNFENRYVRKDEELATLEWSAQWSEVDQVMSCVARDITLHKKLEQQFLRAQRMESIGTLAGGIAHDLNNVLSPIMMSIDLLKMGETDPQRLGILRTIEGSTKRGADMVGQVLSFARGMEGQQVEVQLRPLLEEVEKIANETFLKHIEVVVNSQEDLWTVQGDPTQLHQVLINLCVNARDAMPDGGTLTLTAGNLELDAHYAAMNLEAQVGPHVVLQVEDTGGGMTPGVQERVFEPFYTTKELGKGTGLGLSTTLAIIKSHGGFVRVYSEKGKGTRFDIYLPAQTRSGDEPAGVRTEALPRGNGELVLLVDDEAAVRQITRQTLEAFGYRVLLAADGAEATAYFAMRNAEIAVVLTDMMMPVMDGPTMIPVLMRINPEVRIIAASGLNANGMVARAANAGVKHFIPKPYTAETLLKTLRTVLA
- a CDS encoding alpha/beta hydrolase yields the protein MPDHTLRLSSGRTLGYAEHGDPAGVPCFYFHGWPSARVQGALMDEAGKKHGLRIISPDRPGIGLSDLHVGRELKDWPALLEELAAHVGAEKFHVIGWSGGGPYVLVTAKTMPERLLSATIMCGAPPLTFLGYEHMFWLYRLMIRIRHAFPTILGLLLRVGEQVSKGKPDRAPLKWLLRMLGPADRAVLARPEIFTVVRAGILEALRRGPKAVIADADIYLSEWGFEVGEIGMLIHFWHGKQDRNIDWRYTEKLSSIMPHVTTRWLEEEGHYSLPITHLDAILKQALGR
- a CDS encoding YqgE/AlgH family protein, giving the protein MPTTPDASPLAGNLLLAVPSMRDPNFKRTVIFVAAHNAEDGAFGYVLNRPLEQRVADLLPDQNLGALGQVPVYIGGPVATDKLAFASLHWNRKRSTLRCQTHLSVADAMHELSMGHEVRGFVGYSGWTGGQIEGEIQRKSWIIAPAHKVVLTLEQPTTLWSAVLDEMGPVFRLMANTPERVELN